The DNA window GGATATGAGCGTTTGTTTTTTCTCTTCAGTCAGGTTGCCAGATAAAAAAGGATACTCATGGAAAATCAGGCACTTTCGCTGCGTATGAGTATATAATGGGATCGTCAGGGTTGATAACTGTCTATCAACCTGAAATCAGCTGACCTCGGAAAACTTTTTCTTCTGGAAAAAGGTTTTCCTGTAGTCATTGCCGTGTTGACCTGTGCAGCATAAGCGCCGGTCATGTTTTACGGAGTGCTGCTGATGTCTTATTGTGATACGCCTGAACAGGCCGCCATCATCGGTTGGTCTGGAAGCAAACTGGTGGTTAGGGCTTTTGCCGGCACCGGAAAAACGTCCACACTGGTGCGGTTTGCGTTAGCGAACCCGGACACCAGGATGCTCTATCTTGCCTATAACCGGGCCATCAGGGATGAAGCAGAGCAAAAATTCCCCTTCAATGTGGTCTGTAAAACCTCTCATCAGCTGGCCTGGCCCAACTTCGGACGTCACTATCAACAACGGTTGACCGGCAATCTGCGGATCACTGACGTTGCCCGTCAACTCAACACGCGGTACTGGCCTCTGGCACGTGTGGCCATTACGACCTTCAATACCTTTCTCTGCAGTGCTGATAGCCAGTTTGGACCGCAACACCTGCCGGATGATGATGCGCGCAGCGGGTTATCCGCTGAAAAAATCCTGGCGGCGGCACAGCTGCTCTGGCGTGAGTCAGCCCGTCAGGACGGCTCCTTTCCCGTCACCCACGATGTCTACCTCAAACTTTATCAGCTCTCTGAACCTGATCTCGCCAGACGCTGGCAGACGGTGCTGTTCGATGAAGGGCAGGACGCGAATCCGGTCACGCAAGCCCTGGTGCTGTCACAGCGCTGTAATGTGGTCATGGTCGGCGATCGCCATCAACAAATTTACCGGTTCCGCGGGGCAGAAAATGCGCTCGATGCCGGGCAACTGGCCGATGCCGATCAGCTTTG is part of the Serratia quinivorans genome and encodes:
- a CDS encoding DNA-dependent helicase II, giving the protein MSYCDTPEQAAIIGWSGSKLVVRAFAGTGKTSTLVRFALANPDTRMLYLAYNRAIRDEAEQKFPFNVVCKTSHQLAWPNFGRHYQQRLTGNLRITDVARQLNTRYWPLARVAITTFNTFLCSADSQFGPQHLPDDDARSGLSAEKILAAAQLLWRESARQDGSFPVTHDVYLKLYQLSEPDLARRWQTVLFDEGQDANPVTQALVLSQRCNVVMVGDRHQQIYRFRGAENALDAGQLADADQLCLTHSFRFGPAVARVANMLLKRQGETLSLIGNGGEDNVVASLPETDKSKHVAVLSRTVAGVIGVALEASLAGRKVYWVGGIAGYKTEELEDLYWFSADMPERMQSPLLAREYRNFEEFESVARATKDVEMNQGLRLLDQYFPLPQKLQVMREHAVTDERQAQVTVSTAHRSKGLEWPVVVLNHDFADITDPLMADRERTDETNLLYVAVTRARQTLVLNDLLQVLMDDEGEDITGGLAC